Proteins encoded together in one Phoenix dactylifera cultivar Barhee BC4 unplaced genomic scaffold, palm_55x_up_171113_PBpolish2nd_filt_p 001694F, whole genome shotgun sequence window:
- the LOC120108982 gene encoding LOW QUALITY PROTEIN: uncharacterized methyltransferase At1g78140, chloroplastic-like (The sequence of the model RefSeq protein was modified relative to this genomic sequence to represent the inferred CDS: inserted 2 bases in 1 codon): MLIVYFMLHWMSLLQSITAGSDVECHICKKDYFNNGIYLDLTVSSGSKEYTETVPAGTELFRSQLVSFLYERGWRQNFIWGGFPGPQREFEMAKVYLTPTIGGTIVDASCGSGLFSRLFAESGMYSLVVALDFSENMLLQCDEFIKQKGISKENLILVRADISRLPFISSSIDAVHAGAALHCWPSPSTAVAEISRVLRPGGVFVATTFVLDTIPPAVPIFRAIRELYTRTSGQHLYLSEGELEDICSACGLIGLRAXQNGSFIMISATKPG, from the exons ATGCTAATCGTTTATTTTATGTTGCACTGGATGAGTTTATTACAGAGCATCACAGCTGGGTCTGATGTTGAATGCCATATTTGCAAGAAAGATTACTTCAATAATGGAATATATCTGGATCTGACAGTATCTAGTGGCTCAAAAGAGTACACTGAAACTGTGCCAGCTGGAACAGAACTTTTTAG GAGTCAATTGGTTTCATTTCTTTATGAAAGGGGATGGCGACAAAATTTCATATGGGGTGGTTTCCCTGGCCCACAAAGAGAG TTTGAAATGGCTAAAGTTTACCTTACACCAACCATTGGAGGAACTATTGTCGATGCAAGTTGTGGAAGTGGCTTGTTTTCAAGGCTATTTGCTGAAAGTGGAATGTATTCACTTGTTGTTGCTTTGGATTTCTCAGAGAATATGCTGCTGCAGTGTGATGAATTCATTAAGCAGAAGGGCATTTCAAAAGA GAATTTAATCTTGGTCAGAGCTGATATCTCTAGACTTCCATTTATTTCAAGTTCCATTGATGCTGTGCATGCTGGTGCTGCATTACATTGTTGGCCTTCACCATCCACTGCT GTCGCAGAAATAAGTCGAGTACTCCGCCCTGGAGGTGTATTTGTTGCCACAACATTTGTTCTTGATACTATTCCTCCAGCTGTTCCAATCTTCAGAGCAATACGTGAG CTTTATACCCGAACCTCAGGCCAACACCTCTATCTGTCAGAAGGCGAACTCGAAGATATCTGCAGTGCATGTGGTTTGATTGGTTTACGCGC TCAGAATGGATCCTTTATCATGATCTCTGCAACCAAACCGGGCTAA